The bacterium genome has a segment encoding these proteins:
- the nuoE gene encoding NADH-quinone oxidoreductase subunit NuoE translates to MELQEVYQKYPKNDPSILIPILQDIQEICGYLSEDELHHVAAHTRLPVSRVFGVATFYNQFRLRPLGKHVIRVCRGTACHVKGSFDILTTLENELGIKAGGTTKDLQFSIETVACIGACSIAPVITIDDEFHGGLTVKAVQKLIAAMKNNKE, encoded by the coding sequence ATGGAACTCCAAGAGGTGTACCAGAAATATCCGAAGAACGATCCCTCGATCCTGATCCCGATTTTGCAGGATATTCAGGAAATCTGCGGGTATCTCTCTGAAGACGAACTGCATCATGTCGCTGCGCATACCCGTCTTCCTGTAAGCCGCGTCTTCGGCGTGGCGACTTTCTATAATCAGTTCCGACTGCGCCCGTTGGGCAAACATGTGATCCGCGTCTGCCGTGGTACAGCCTGTCACGTCAAGGGATCGTTCGATATCCTCACCACGCTGGAGAATGAACTGGGCATTAAGGCTGGCGGCACCACCAAGGATCTGCAGTTCTCTATCGAGACCGTCGCCTGCATTGGCGCTTGCAGCATTGCCCCGGTGATCACCATCGACGATGAGTTCCATGGCGGCCTCACCGTCAAAGCCGTGCAGAAGCTGATCGCTGCAATGAAAAACAACAAGGAATGA
- a CDS encoding NADH-quinone oxidoreductase subunit NuoF, with protein sequence MNSYAKIFANCWHSADKPCAHFIECINDGQKCHQSAETRKHLDAFKREILLEEHKEPVILIGMGTCGLANGANRVHAAILAELEKLNLKVRVIPTGCVGYCSKEVIVDIKLPGYPRLCYCQVKPEDVPELLQKTLVEKTVVREKLLGIYPAEGSNGWGVLPLLSEVPFFAKQKKLVLANCGVIDPESIDQYLARGGYIGLSRALNKMTSADVVKEMIASGLRGRGGGGFPTGKKWEFAHNQQAEQKYIVCNADEGDPGAFMDRAVMESDPHRVIEGMVIGAYAIGASEGYIYCRAEYPLAIKRLEKTIADAKAYGLLGDHILGSDFSFHLKIKKGAGAFVCGEETALLHSIEGKRGMPRPRPPFPAVSGLFGKPTVINNVETFANVPLVLRDGAGQFAQIGTTGSKGTKIFALSGKITNTGLVEVPMGVSLREVIFDIGGGCPNNKKFKAVQIGGPSGGALPEQVIDTPIDYENLKTVGAMMGSGGLVVMDETTCMVDVAKYFMTFIQSESCGKCIPCREGTKRLLEILERLTSSYRSEKSPEEALQRFQGMVYMERLSEVIQNTSLCGLGQTASNPVMSTLRYFRDEYEAHLYDRKCPAGLCRELLTYHIDTDKCTGCTVCARKCPQNAILGEKQKAHYIIDEKCIRCDQCRANCKFDAIFVE encoded by the coding sequence ATGAATTCATATGCAAAAATCTTTGCCAATTGCTGGCATAGTGCTGATAAACCCTGTGCGCACTTTATCGAGTGCATCAACGATGGTCAAAAGTGCCACCAATCCGCCGAAACCCGGAAACACCTCGACGCCTTCAAGCGGGAAATTCTGCTCGAGGAGCACAAGGAGCCGGTCATCCTCATCGGCATGGGCACGTGTGGCCTGGCCAATGGCGCCAACCGCGTACATGCTGCCATTCTGGCCGAACTCGAAAAGCTCAATCTCAAGGTTCGGGTCATCCCGACCGGTTGTGTCGGCTATTGTTCGAAAGAAGTGATCGTTGACATCAAACTGCCCGGGTATCCCCGCCTCTGCTACTGCCAGGTGAAACCCGAAGATGTTCCTGAGCTGCTGCAGAAGACTCTGGTCGAAAAAACCGTGGTCCGGGAAAAACTGCTCGGCATCTATCCTGCCGAGGGCAGCAATGGTTGGGGCGTGCTGCCGCTCCTCAGTGAGGTGCCCTTTTTTGCCAAACAGAAAAAGCTGGTGCTCGCGAACTGCGGTGTCATCGATCCCGAAAGCATTGACCAATATCTCGCACGCGGCGGCTATATCGGCCTCTCACGGGCCCTCAACAAGATGACCTCCGCCGACGTTGTGAAGGAGATGATCGCTTCCGGCCTGCGCGGACGTGGTGGTGGCGGTTTCCCCACCGGCAAGAAATGGGAATTCGCCCATAATCAGCAAGCTGAGCAGAAATACATCGTCTGCAACGCAGATGAAGGCGATCCCGGCGCCTTTATGGACCGCGCCGTCATGGAGAGTGATCCCCATCGCGTGATCGAAGGCATGGTGATCGGGGCTTATGCCATCGGCGCCAGTGAGGGTTATATTTATTGCCGCGCCGAATATCCGCTGGCAATCAAGCGCCTGGAGAAGACCATCGCCGATGCCAAGGCCTACGGGCTGCTTGGCGACCATATCCTCGGCAGCGACTTTTCGTTCCATCTTAAGATCAAGAAGGGGGCCGGCGCTTTTGTTTGCGGGGAAGAGACCGCCCTGCTTCACTCCATCGAAGGCAAACGCGGCATGCCGCGGCCCCGGCCGCCGTTCCCGGCGGTCTCCGGCCTCTTCGGCAAGCCGACGGTCATCAATAACGTCGAAACCTTCGCCAATGTCCCCCTGGTCCTGCGCGATGGCGCCGGCCAGTTCGCACAAATCGGCACAACCGGCTCCAAGGGCACCAAGATCTTCGCTCTTTCGGGCAAGATCACCAATACCGGACTGGTCGAGGTACCGATGGGCGTCTCGCTGCGCGAGGTGATCTTTGATATTGGCGGCGGCTGCCCCAATAACAAAAAGTTCAAGGCCGTCCAGATCGGCGGGCCCTCCGGCGGCGCCTTGCCGGAGCAGGTCATCGATACGCCGATCGATTATGAGAACCTTAAAACCGTCGGCGCCATGATGGGTTCCGGCGGCCTGGTGGTGATGGATGAAACCACCTGCATGGTCGACGTGGCCAAGTACTTCATGACCTTTATCCAGTCCGAGTCGTGCGGCAAATGTATCCCCTGCCGCGAGGGCACTAAGCGGCTGCTCGAGATCCTCGAGCGGCTGACCTCCAGCTATCGCAGCGAGAAGAGCCCTGAGGAAGCGCTGCAACGTTTTCAGGGCATGGTCTATATGGAACGACTCTCCGAGGTGATCCAGAATACCTCGCTTTGCGGCCTGGGACAGACTGCCTCCAATCCCGTGATGAGTACGCTGCGCTACTTCCGCGACGAATACGAAGCGCACCTCTACGACCGTAAATGCCCGGCCGGTTTGTGCCGGGAGTTGCTGACCTATCATATTGACACGGACAAATGCACGGGCTGCACGGTCTGCGCCCGCAAGTGCCCGCAGAATGCCATTCTCGGCGAAAAGCAAAAGGCGCACTATATCATCGACGAAAAGTGTATCCGTTGCGACCAGTGCCGCGCCAATTGCAAATTCGATGCGATCTTTGTAGAGTAA
- a CDS encoding NADH-dependent [FeFe] hydrogenase, group A6: MKVTINNKECWANPGETILTVAEREGIQIPTLCYLKGFSPTGACRVCVVEVEGQRNLIPSCAFPMSEGMVVQTNSPQVRRARKTIVELLIANHPQDCLTCVRNGNCELQDLAAQYGVRDVRYAGEIRGGKIDIASPSIERDPEKCILCGRCVRVCHEVQNVGAIDFVRRGFKSAVAPAMDGSLNAIACVFCGQCITVCPVGALREKSNEKIAWEAINNPKKHVVAQIAPAVRVALGEEFGMEPGSVVTGKIVAALRRIGVDRVFDTNFGADLTIIEEASELLHRIKNGGTLPLLTSCSPGWVKYIEHFYPDLLPHVSSCKSPHEMEGALIKSYYAEKTGIPPQDIYVISIMPCIAKKFEAQRPELKEVYADVDAVLTTRELARMIKNAGIDFTKLNDEHFDDPMGESTGAAVIFGAAGGVMEAALRTAHYFLTGKDMDNVEFTPVRGLQGVKEGEVNIAGITIRVAAVSGLKNIGVILDKIRSGDSTYQFIEVMACPNGCINGGGQPINSDPEKVRKRMEAIYAIDRTLPKRASHHNESVMRLYKEYLGEPNGHKAHELLHTHYVERS; the protein is encoded by the coding sequence ATGAAGGTAACGATTAACAATAAAGAGTGCTGGGCCAATCCGGGCGAGACCATCCTTACGGTTGCCGAGCGCGAAGGCATCCAGATTCCCACCCTCTGCTACCTGAAGGGCTTTTCGCCGACCGGCGCCTGCCGCGTTTGCGTCGTCGAGGTGGAAGGCCAGCGCAATTTGATTCCCTCCTGCGCCTTCCCGATGAGTGAAGGGATGGTGGTGCAGACCAACTCGCCGCAAGTGCGCCGGGCGCGGAAAACGATCGTCGAACTGCTAATCGCCAACCATCCGCAGGACTGTTTGACCTGCGTGCGCAATGGCAACTGCGAACTGCAAGATCTGGCGGCACAGTATGGCGTGCGCGATGTGCGCTATGCCGGTGAAATCCGGGGCGGTAAGATCGATATAGCTAGCCCCTCAATCGAACGCGATCCCGAGAAATGCATTCTCTGCGGTCGCTGCGTCCGCGTTTGCCACGAGGTCCAGAATGTCGGCGCCATCGATTTTGTCCGCCGGGGTTTCAAGAGTGCGGTGGCCCCGGCCATGGATGGCAGCTTGAACGCGATCGCCTGCGTCTTCTGCGGGCAATGTATCACGGTCTGTCCCGTCGGTGCCCTGCGCGAGAAAAGTAATGAGAAGATTGCCTGGGAGGCCATCAACAACCCGAAAAAGCATGTCGTGGCGCAGATTGCGCCGGCGGTCCGGGTTGCCCTAGGCGAGGAATTCGGGATGGAACCCGGCAGTGTTGTGACCGGTAAAATAGTCGCCGCCTTGCGGCGTATCGGTGTCGACCGAGTTTTTGACACCAACTTTGGTGCCGACCTGACCATCATCGAGGAGGCCTCCGAACTGCTGCACCGCATCAAAAACGGCGGCACGTTGCCCCTACTCACTTCGTGCAGCCCCGGTTGGGTCAAATACATCGAGCACTTTTATCCCGATCTGCTGCCGCACGTCTCTTCGTGCAAGTCGCCGCACGAGATGGAAGGAGCACTGATCAAGTCCTACTACGCAGAGAAGACCGGCATCCCGCCCCAGGATATCTACGTCATTTCGATCATGCCCTGCATTGCCAAGAAATTCGAAGCGCAACGTCCCGAGTTGAAAGAGGTCTATGCCGATGTCGACGCGGTGCTCACTACCCGCGAGTTGGCGCGCATGATCAAGAACGCCGGTATCGATTTCACCAAACTCAATGACGAGCATTTTGATGATCCCATGGGCGAATCCACTGGCGCTGCGGTCATCTTCGGCGCCGCCGGCGGCGTCATGGAAGCGGCCCTGCGTACTGCGCATTATTTTCTCACCGGCAAGGATATGGATAATGTCGAATTCACGCCGGTTCGCGGCTTGCAGGGTGTCAAGGAGGGCGAGGTCAATATTGCCGGCATCACCATCCGGGTCGCCGCGGTGAGCGGCCTCAAGAACATCGGCGTGATCCTCGACAAGATCCGTTCCGGCGATAGTACCTATCAGTTCATAGAAGTGATGGCTTGTCCCAATGGCTGTATCAACGGCGGTGGACAACCCATCAACTCCGATCCGGAAAAAGTGCGCAAGCGCATGGAAGCCATCTATGCGATCGACCGCACGCTCCCGAAACGAGCTTCGCATCATAACGAAAGCGTGATGCGACTCTACAAGGAGTACCTCGGCGAGCCCAATGGCCACAAGGCCCACGAACTGCTGCATACCCATTACGTTGAACGGTCCTGA
- a CDS encoding [Fe-Fe] hydrogenase large subunit C-terminal domain-containing protein gives MSVVWTVEERCKRCYSCIRECPAKAIMVVKGQAKVIEERCLGCGHCVRVCSQGAKAVRSGVERVLAFLGDGDAVAAMVAPSFPAGLPGLPGEVLTGALRQSGFERVVEVAFGADLINREYYRLVNSKKTAEGKEIALPLITSSCPAIYELIQRYVPELVLNLAPVVSPMIAMGRVVKRCYGQGIRTVFIGPCTAKKVEMCDPEVADAVDEVLTFAELKELWRRLGVEPAQAEAAPFDPPYAYLGRLYPVSGGLLRSAGLPFDLMNNEVVVTEGKQRVLNLLDSLKNQEVKASLVDILFCEGCISGPFTDTSINFFTRKQKIVSYTDSLRMETNYAEWKKAILQFQDVVIRRTFKPGDIKVAEPSEDEIRLILKEIKKATSSDELNCGACGYPSCRDYARAVYQGLAEEEMCLPFVIEELQHTQKELQESLHDLAEAQEQLIQHEKLASIGQLAAGVAHEVNNPLGSIMLYAHLLMQQLKEDEAKTRDLRFIMDEAKRCQKIVAGLLNFARQGKLNLRKVALQEILDKLVAMAFNQPLFRMTQVVTKLDEDLPMIEVDLDQIYQVFLNLAVNAAEAMPDGGILTIQAAATPDRQNVQIVFTDTGVGIPPENIGKLFTPFFTTKQIGKGTGLGLAIAYGIIKMHRGSITVKSEVGRGSAFYIELPVQNTVHSVNFDFQSVQESEK, from the coding sequence ATGTCCGTCGTCTGGACCGTTGAGGAACGCTGCAAGCGGTGCTACTCCTGCATCCGGGAGTGCCCGGCGAAAGCCATCATGGTCGTCAAGGGACAAGCAAAGGTAATCGAAGAACGTTGCCTGGGCTGCGGTCACTGCGTGCGCGTCTGCTCGCAAGGCGCCAAGGCCGTGCGGAGCGGGGTGGAGAGGGTGCTGGCTTTTCTCGGCGACGGAGACGCGGTGGCCGCCATGGTCGCGCCCTCCTTTCCCGCAGGGCTGCCTGGCTTGCCCGGCGAGGTGCTGACTGGAGCTCTGCGTCAAAGCGGCTTCGAACGCGTCGTGGAGGTAGCCTTCGGTGCAGATTTGATCAACCGGGAGTACTACCGGCTGGTCAACAGCAAAAAGACTGCAGAAGGCAAGGAGATTGCGCTCCCGCTGATCACCAGCTCCTGCCCGGCGATCTATGAGCTGATCCAGCGGTATGTGCCGGAGCTGGTTCTCAATCTGGCTCCTGTGGTCAGCCCGATGATCGCCATGGGACGCGTGGTCAAACGCTGCTATGGCCAAGGGATCAGGACCGTCTTCATTGGACCTTGCACTGCCAAAAAGGTCGAAATGTGCGATCCCGAGGTGGCGGATGCGGTTGATGAGGTGCTCACCTTTGCTGAGCTCAAGGAGCTTTGGCGCCGCCTCGGTGTCGAACCCGCTCAAGCCGAGGCCGCGCCGTTCGATCCGCCTTATGCCTATCTCGGACGGCTCTATCCGGTCTCCGGCGGCCTGCTGCGCAGCGCCGGCTTGCCCTTCGACCTGATGAATAACGAAGTGGTGGTCACCGAGGGCAAACAGCGGGTCCTCAATCTCCTCGACAGCCTCAAGAACCAGGAGGTCAAGGCCAGCCTCGTCGATATCCTCTTCTGCGAGGGCTGCATCAGCGGACCCTTCACGGATACTTCGATCAACTTTTTCACGCGCAAACAGAAAATCGTCTCGTATACCGATTCGCTTAGGATGGAGACCAATTATGCCGAGTGGAAAAAGGCGATCCTACAGTTCCAGGATGTGGTCATCCGCCGCACCTTCAAGCCCGGGGACATCAAGGTGGCCGAACCGAGCGAGGATGAAATCCGGCTGATCCTCAAGGAGATCAAGAAGGCCACCTCCTCCGACGAACTTAACTGCGGCGCCTGTGGCTATCCCTCGTGCCGAGACTATGCCCGGGCGGTCTATCAGGGACTGGCCGAGGAGGAAATGTGCCTCCCCTTCGTCATCGAGGAACTGCAGCATACCCAGAAGGAATTGCAGGAGTCGTTACACGATCTGGCGGAGGCCCAGGAGCAGCTCATCCAGCATGAAAAGCTGGCATCAATCGGCCAATTGGCGGCCGGCGTCGCCCATGAGGTAAACAATCCTCTAGGTTCTATCATGCTTTACGCCCATCTTCTCATGCAGCAGTTGAAGGAAGATGAAGCTAAAACCAGGGATCTCCGTTTCATTATGGACGAGGCCAAACGCTGCCAAAAGATCGTCGCCGGGCTGCTCAACTTCGCGCGTCAGGGCAAGCTCAATCTGCGCAAGGTGGCCCTGCAGGAGATTCTCGATAAACTGGTGGCCATGGCTTTCAATCAGCCGCTCTTTAGGATGACGCAGGTGGTGACCAAGCTGGATGAGGATCTGCCGATGATAGAGGTGGACCTGGACCAGATTTACCAGGTCTTTCTCAATCTGGCGGTGAATGCGGCCGAAGCGATGCCTGACGGGGGAATACTGACCATCCAGGCTGCGGCAACGCCGGACCGTCAAAATGTCCAGATCGTTTTTACCGATACCGGCGTCGGCATCCCTCCTGAAAATATCGGCAAACTTTTTACGCCGTTCTTCACGACCAAGCAGATCGGTAAGGGCACCGGCTTGGGATTGGCCATCGCTTATGGCATTATCAAGATGCACCGGGGCAGCATTACTGTAAAAAGCGAGGTCGGTAGAGGCTCTGCGTTCTACATCGAATTGCCGGTGCAGAACACGGTCCATTCTGTAAATTTCGATTTCCAATCCGTGCAGGAGAGCGAAAAATGA
- a CDS encoding response regulator: protein MSKKILLIDDDVDIVEFNRVLLTKAGYTVCTAYSGSEGLEMALDEKPDLVILDVMMSSVGEGFEVARQIRKNETIRHTPILMLTGVNREHPFNLRIGPDSEWNPVDSFIEKPVQKEVLLQKVSALLQDK from the coding sequence ATGAGTAAAAAAATCCTCCTCATCGATGATGATGTCGATATCGTTGAATTCAATCGGGTTTTGCTCACCAAGGCCGGCTACACCGTCTGCACCGCATACAGCGGGTCCGAAGGACTGGAAATGGCCCTGGATGAGAAGCCCGATCTGGTCATCCTCGATGTCATGATGTCCAGCGTCGGTGAGGGTTTTGAGGTAGCGCGTCAGATCCGCAAGAACGAGACCATTCGCCATACGCCCATTTTGATGCTGACCGGAGTCAATCGGGAACATCCCTTCAATTTGCGCATCGGCCCGGACAGCGAATGGAACCCCGTAGACAGTTTCATCGAAAAACCGGTGCAGAAAGAGGTGCTGTTGCAAAAGGTCAGCGCCTTGCTGCAGGACAAATAA
- a CDS encoding response regulator — translation MKKKIMMVDDDYDLLQIYVPVLEKAGFEVATANSAAEGLELFRTFLPDLVMVDLAMEHFDSGFVLCHRIKSTPEGAHTPVVIMTAASHETGIRFSTQTAEERKWIQADEYLDKPIPARELLAFIKERFFATPAEPHP, via the coding sequence ATGAAAAAGAAAATAATGATGGTCGATGACGACTATGATTTGCTGCAAATCTATGTGCCGGTGCTTGAGAAAGCGGGTTTTGAGGTTGCAACGGCCAATTCGGCAGCCGAGGGGCTTGAGCTATTCCGGACCTTTCTTCCCGATCTGGTGATGGTCGATCTGGCGATGGAACATTTCGATTCAGGCTTTGTCCTCTGCCACCGCATCAAGAGTACGCCTGAGGGCGCCCATACCCCGGTCGTCATCATGACCGCCGCCAGCCATGAAACCGGCATCCGCTTCTCAACCCAGACTGCTGAGGAACGCAAATGGATTCAAGCGGACGAATACCTCGATAAGCCGATTCCGGCGCGGGAGTTGCTGGCTTTCATCAAGGAACGCTTTTTCGCTACCCCGGCGGAACCACACCCCTAG
- a CDS encoding ATP-binding protein: MKIEQAHILVVDDEFGMREGIRRLFEAQGHRVETAETGRSGIEKGTAEEFDIYFIDLRIGDLDGVEVLGAIKEKYPEAICVICTAYASIETAVETTRLGAYHYIAKPFAPEEIQLVFDRALERRWYILEARQLRREQERRLLEIAQEKSRIRTIINSIADGIVVLNQDAEVVLFNPQFPRLLDLKQELVLGRSIREVLPDNLQEIITDIFNRKDRLQGLQQEFVIHPPAKLVVMANTTPIRDDQNHVLGYVSVLRDISELKQLELLKSQFVNMAAHELKAPITAIQGYLEMVVEKSLGEEPEVYDGYLRRSLERSKSLISLINDLLNISRIQAGKVRREIERLDLSAQVQSASDFFANEIEKNGLSLKLHLAQGLMIDADREEIQRVLTNLISNAIKYNRPQGSILLQTSREKGYAQLTVQDTGIGMKPEEKERLFEEFFRAKNPHTRSITGTGLGLTLVKKIIDSYAGRIQAESVYEHGTTFTVSFPLADRKESPEN, from the coding sequence ATGAAAATTGAGCAGGCACATATTCTCGTCGTAGACGATGAATTCGGCATGCGGGAGGGCATCCGCCGTCTCTTCGAGGCACAGGGCCATCGCGTCGAAACCGCCGAAACCGGACGATCGGGCATCGAAAAGGGAACGGCGGAGGAATTCGACATTTATTTCATCGACCTGCGGATCGGCGATCTTGACGGCGTCGAGGTCTTGGGCGCCATCAAGGAAAAATATCCTGAGGCGATCTGCGTTATCTGCACAGCCTATGCCTCTATCGAGACCGCCGTCGAGACCACCCGGCTCGGGGCCTATCATTACATCGCTAAACCCTTCGCGCCCGAGGAAATCCAGCTGGTCTTCGACCGGGCGCTTGAGCGGCGCTGGTATATCCTGGAAGCGCGCCAACTGCGGCGGGAACAGGAGCGGCGTCTTCTCGAGATCGCTCAGGAAAAATCGCGCATTCGTACGATCATCAACTCGATCGCAGATGGTATCGTCGTGCTCAATCAGGATGCCGAGGTGGTCCTCTTCAATCCGCAATTTCCCCGTCTGCTGGATCTCAAGCAGGAACTGGTACTCGGCCGCTCCATCCGCGAGGTCCTGCCCGATAACCTCCAGGAGATAATCACCGACATCTTTAACCGGAAAGACCGTCTTCAAGGTCTGCAGCAGGAGTTTGTCATCCATCCCCCCGCCAAGCTGGTGGTCATGGCCAACACCACGCCCATTCGCGATGATCAGAACCATGTTCTCGGCTATGTCTCGGTATTACGCGATATCTCCGAGCTGAAACAGCTGGAGCTGCTCAAGTCCCAGTTCGTCAACATGGCCGCTCATGAGCTCAAGGCTCCGATCACAGCGATCCAGGGCTACCTGGAAATGGTGGTGGAAAAATCGTTGGGCGAGGAGCCCGAGGTCTACGATGGCTATCTGCGACGCTCCCTGGAACGCAGTAAAAGCTTGATCAGCCTGATCAACGACCTCCTCAATATATCCCGCATCCAGGCCGGCAAGGTCCGGCGCGAAATAGAGCGTCTTGATCTTTCCGCCCAGGTCCAGTCGGCCAGCGACTTTTTTGCCAACGAAATCGAGAAAAATGGGCTCAGCCTCAAACTGCACCTGGCTCAGGGTCTGATGATCGATGCCGACCGGGAGGAAATCCAGCGGGTTCTAACCAATTTGATCTCCAATGCGATCAAATACAACCGTCCTCAGGGGTCGATCCTGCTGCAAACTAGTCGTGAGAAGGGCTATGCCCAGCTAACAGTCCAGGACACCGGTATCGGCATGAAGCCGGAGGAGAAGGAGAGACTCTTTGAAGAATTTTTCCGGGCCAAGAATCCGCATACCCGCAGCATAACCGGAACGGGATTGGGGCTTACTCTAGTGAAAAAGATCATAGACAGCTACGCCGGACGCATTCAAGCCGAATCCGTCTATGAACATGGAACGACTTTCACGGTCTCTTTTCCCCTGGCCGATAGAAAAGAGAGCCCGGAAAATTAA